The following proteins come from a genomic window of Rhodothermales bacterium:
- the xseA gene encoding exodeoxyribonuclease VII large subunit, whose translation MRTFDGEMASFNGLYMESDQSQRRETLTVTDLVRSVRSTLQATYGLVLVTGEISNFKRPASGHCYFTLKDANAQLRCVLFRSDAARLNFAPQDGMQVVVSARLDIYEARGDLQLRAISIKSAGEGALQKAFEQLKMKLEAEGLFDARHKKPIPAFPKCVGVVTSATGAALHDIMTIIRRRYPVVQVVVAPVPVQGVEAAHQIANTIRALDSLAANDAMRPDVMIVGRGGGSAEDLWSFNEESVARAIHTCTIPIISAVGHETDFSIADFVSDVRAATPSMAAEIAVPDRFALTQSMASVISGAESHVRRLITMSRRRLHHLVRSRGFNAPQLRVEQQYQRADDLLDRMRVLQKHRITTTANRVTSLVRQLDALDPRKTLERGYVRVERDGRPVRRGKELEKDCEVLLHFADTSRTARISR comes from the coding sequence GTGCGTACATTCGATGGGGAGATGGCCTCGTTCAACGGACTCTACATGGAATCAGATCAAAGCCAGCGTCGTGAGACTCTGACGGTTACCGATCTCGTGCGATCGGTCCGAAGCACACTCCAAGCGACCTACGGGCTCGTACTGGTCACCGGTGAAATCTCGAACTTCAAGAGACCGGCCTCCGGCCACTGCTACTTCACGCTGAAGGACGCCAACGCACAACTGCGGTGCGTGCTGTTTCGCAGTGATGCCGCTCGACTCAACTTTGCGCCGCAGGATGGCATGCAGGTGGTGGTGTCGGCGCGGTTAGACATATACGAGGCTCGGGGCGACTTGCAGCTGCGAGCGATTTCCATCAAATCTGCCGGCGAGGGAGCCCTTCAGAAGGCGTTCGAGCAACTCAAGATGAAGCTCGAGGCCGAGGGTCTGTTCGACGCCCGGCACAAGAAGCCGATTCCCGCCTTTCCGAAGTGCGTCGGTGTCGTAACGTCGGCGACGGGTGCTGCACTGCATGATATCATGACCATCATCCGGCGCCGATACCCGGTGGTGCAGGTGGTCGTCGCACCGGTTCCGGTGCAGGGCGTGGAGGCCGCGCACCAGATTGCCAACACCATACGTGCGCTTGACAGCCTGGCTGCCAACGACGCCATGCGGCCCGATGTGATGATCGTCGGCCGCGGCGGAGGTTCGGCAGAGGACCTGTGGAGCTTCAACGAGGAAAGCGTAGCCCGCGCCATACACACTTGCACGATTCCGATCATCAGCGCGGTCGGACATGAGACAGATTTCTCGATAGCCGATTTTGTATCCGACGTCAGAGCAGCCACGCCGTCGATGGCGGCCGAGATTGCCGTACCCGACCGATTCGCTCTCACGCAATCCATGGCGAGTGTGATTTCCGGGGCAGAATCACATGTGCGCAGACTGATCACCATGAGTCGAAGAAGGCTGCACCATCTGGTCAGGTCACGTGGTTTTAACGCTCCGCAACTGCGAGTAGAGCAGCAGTACCAACGAGCGGACGATTTGCTGGATCGCATGAGGGTGCTTCAGAAGCACCGAATCACCACGACGGCGAACCGGGTGACGTCGCTGGTCCGCCAATTGGATGCGCTGGACCCGCGAAAGACGCTCGAACGAGGCTATGTTCGGGTCGAGCGCGATGGTCGGCCCGTTCGACGGGGAAAGGAATTGGAGAAGGACTGCGAGGTCTTGCTGCACTTTGCCGATACATCCCGCACGGCCAGGATCAGTCGATAG